The following coding sequences lie in one Balneola vulgaris DSM 17893 genomic window:
- a CDS encoding DUF3857 domain-containing protein, translated as MIKHILCTVSLILLFGGNTLGQAKKFGDVSNAELEMTVADIDSSANAIVLFDKGVASIDANLEVRFKRHVRIKILTDQGLDEGDISITYRDDDPDQKITGIKAEAYYLENGKIRTTKVGRRDRFRNEISDTWSEIKFTIPGLRKGSVFEYEYEMRSETPTDVPDWYFQKSIPVLWSEYIVKIPDWFNFLTYNRGYHPFEAQRVTPYSESSSVRYTNSYGRTVSGIADMKGKEYHYIMKNVPAIEDEDYLNARSDYLAQVKFQLSSYQFPGEGLVPVLDTWPKLIEAIHESKYFGSRLKSNKLFKSKVAEIIEGISEPKAQMIAIYEHVSEVMAWDESFGTYIDDDLDDIYERGTGSSSEINMILIQMLREANIDVEPVLISTKNHGSVIGLYPIQNQFNHTLAYVKLDGETILLDAKNDRRPYNVLPSSVLNGMGLLINEEAKVEWIPLTTGTLNTITDFLSLKVDEKGNGVGVLQSKKAGLPAYIYSLVFDEETNKKEDEDFDLKEVIKKQKFNNSNIRIDSLNVVTDEEDEFLFKVDFNIDFDSGKDIIYLEPMIVDAITENPFKKSERTYPIDFEYPISRKGTIQITIPDGWVVDELPVSTKHVLPESSGGAVRLIQAQGNIIMIRYEFAINKEKFMPDSYSNIKALFEHLVERNTEPIVIKKGTTSDE; from the coding sequence ATGATAAAGCATATACTATGTACAGTATCACTTATACTGTTATTTGGGGGAAATACATTAGGTCAAGCGAAGAAATTTGGTGATGTTTCCAATGCAGAGTTAGAAATGACGGTGGCGGATATCGACTCGTCAGCTAATGCAATAGTCTTATTTGATAAAGGCGTAGCATCTATCGATGCAAACTTAGAAGTAAGGTTTAAGCGTCATGTTCGGATCAAGATATTAACCGATCAAGGACTTGACGAAGGGGATATTTCAATAACCTATAGGGATGACGATCCGGATCAAAAAATTACAGGAATTAAAGCGGAAGCTTATTATTTGGAAAACGGCAAAATTCGAACTACTAAAGTAGGCAGGAGAGATCGTTTTAGAAATGAAATTTCTGATACTTGGAGTGAAATAAAGTTTACAATTCCAGGACTTCGAAAAGGCTCTGTATTCGAATATGAATATGAAATGAGATCAGAAACGCCTACCGATGTTCCAGATTGGTATTTCCAAAAAAGTATTCCAGTACTATGGAGCGAGTACATTGTTAAAATACCAGATTGGTTCAATTTTTTAACTTATAACCGAGGTTATCATCCATTCGAAGCCCAGAGAGTAACGCCTTATTCAGAAAGTTCTAGTGTGCGTTATACAAATTCGTATGGTCGTACGGTATCAGGTATAGCTGATATGAAAGGCAAAGAGTATCATTATATCATGAAAAATGTGCCGGCGATTGAAGACGAGGATTACTTGAATGCTCGAAGCGACTACTTAGCGCAGGTTAAGTTTCAACTCTCATCGTATCAATTTCCTGGCGAAGGATTAGTTCCCGTTCTGGATACATGGCCAAAATTAATTGAAGCTATACATGAATCTAAATACTTCGGAAGTAGACTGAAGTCGAATAAGTTATTTAAATCAAAGGTTGCTGAGATTATAGAAGGAATTTCTGAACCTAAAGCTCAAATGATCGCTATCTATGAACATGTAAGTGAAGTGATGGCTTGGGATGAAAGCTTTGGTACTTATATCGATGATGATTTAGATGATATCTATGAAAGAGGTACGGGGTCATCGTCTGAAATCAATATGATTTTGATTCAGATGCTCCGAGAAGCAAATATCGATGTAGAACCTGTATTAATTAGTACAAAAAATCATGGTTCAGTAATAGGTTTATACCCTATACAAAATCAGTTTAATCATACCCTTGCTTACGTTAAACTTGATGGCGAAACCATTCTTTTAGATGCCAAGAATGATCGAAGACCATATAATGTGCTTCCATCTTCTGTACTGAATGGTATGGGCTTACTAATCAACGAAGAGGCCAAAGTAGAATGGATACCACTTACAACAGGTACGCTCAATACTATTACAGACTTCCTTTCCTTAAAAGTAGACGAGAAAGGCAACGGGGTAGGAGTTCTTCAGTCTAAAAAGGCTGGGTTACCAGCTTATATATATAGCCTAGTGTTTGATGAAGAAACGAATAAAAAAGAAGATGAGGACTTTGATCTTAAAGAGGTAATAAAGAAGCAGAAGTTCAATAATAGTAACATCCGAATAGATTCATTAAATGTAGTGACGGATGAAGAGGATGAGTTTCTATTTAAAGTTGATTTCAATATCGATTTCGATTCTGGAAAAGATATTATTTATCTAGAACCTATGATCGTAGATGCGATTACTGAAAACCCTTTTAAAAAATCTGAACGTACCTATCCTATCGATTTTGAATACCCAATTAGTAGAAAAGGAACTATTCAAATTACTATTCCTGATGGGTGGGTAGTGGATGAATTGCCTGTAAGTACTAAACATGTATTACCTGAAAGTAGTGGGGGAGCAGTGAGGCTCATTCAGGCACAAGGCAACATAATTATGATTCGATATGAGTTTGCTATCAATAAAGAAAAATTCATGCCTGATAGTTACAGCAATATTAAAGCATTGTTTGAGCATTTAGTAGAGCGTAATACAGAGCCTATTGTAATTAAAAAAGGAACTACCAGTGATGAATAA
- a CDS encoding S1/P1 nuclease translates to MKKFIATTLLLSFLLTISLQPIPGFSWNSTGHRVIAAIAWENLTPTAKNRIIEILKQAPKDSDLTDLYDTSSEFAEKEFFMGAAYWPDIVRDRDEKVRYEKYHKGHWHYIGSYWKQTENGPVKADGPVEDENIVERITYFKKTLADPNVSDADKAVQIAWVLHLIGDIHMPLHNTSQINADSPEGDLGGNRFRLGDEWPWNLHAFWDGILDVANPKAENVEDFDYYLSNAKQITEKHSKKSLSNSVELADATKWNEEGKQLTMNKVYPSYLKQNEQPPAAYKKEAYTIAQKQMALSGYRMAAYLNEIFGQ, encoded by the coding sequence ATGAAGAAGTTCATTGCAACCACTCTACTACTTTCATTCTTACTCACTATTTCCTTACAACCGATTCCTGGATTTAGTTGGAATTCAACGGGCCATCGAGTTATAGCAGCTATTGCATGGGAAAATCTAACCCCTACTGCTAAAAACAGAATTATTGAAATTCTTAAGCAAGCTCCTAAAGATTCTGACCTGACTGATCTTTACGATACCTCATCCGAATTCGCTGAAAAGGAGTTCTTTATGGGTGCCGCTTATTGGCCTGATATTGTAAGAGACCGTGATGAGAAAGTTCGCTACGAGAAATATCACAAAGGCCATTGGCACTACATTGGTAGTTACTGGAAGCAAACTGAGAATGGTCCGGTTAAAGCTGATGGACCTGTTGAAGACGAGAACATTGTTGAACGTATTACTTACTTCAAAAAAACTCTAGCTGACCCTAATGTTAGCGATGCGGATAAAGCAGTACAGATTGCATGGGTTCTCCATTTAATTGGTGATATCCACATGCCATTGCATAACACATCGCAAATTAACGCCGATTCTCCAGAAGGCGACTTAGGTGGAAACAGATTCCGTTTAGGTGATGAATGGCCTTGGAACTTACATGCATTTTGGGATGGCATTCTAGATGTAGCGAACCCTAAAGCAGAAAATGTTGAAGACTTCGACTACTACTTATCTAATGCAAAACAGATTACGGAGAAGCATTCTAAAAAGAGCTTAAGCAATAGTGTTGAATTGGCTGATGCTACCAAGTGGAATGAAGAGGGTAAACAATTAACCATGAATAAGGTTTATCCATCTTACCTAAAGCAGAATGAACAACCACCTGCTGCATACAAAAAGGAAGCATATACTATAGCTCAAAAACAAATGGCATTGTCAGGTTATAGAATGGCCGCGTATTTGAATGAAATATTCGGCCAATAG
- a CDS encoding phosphoglycerate kinase: MAKLTLNDLQLKDKKVLMRVDFNVPLKNGVITDDNRIAQALPSIQYVLDQGGLLILTSHLGRPKGERNEEYSLKPVAEHLKTLVNTTVHFANDCIGEEAETAINSAKAGEIVLLENVRFHAGETSNDEDFAQALSKHADVFVNDAFGTSHRAHASVAGVTKFVEQSASGFLLEKEIKYLDESVNTPERPFVAILGGAKVSDKIGVIENLLSKVDTIIIGGGMTYTFYKAKGLPIGNSLLEEDKVELAKEILEKAEKAGVNLMLPLDSVVAREFSNDAENEVVDEDGIEDGWMALDIGPQSAIAFGNVIKSAKTVLWNGPMGVFEMSNFADGTFAVAEALAEATQFGATTIIGGGDSAAAIKASGLSEKVSHVSTGGGASLEYLEGKVLPGVSHLSDV; the protein is encoded by the coding sequence ATGGCAAAACTTACCTTAAACGACCTCCAACTAAAAGATAAGAAAGTACTTATGCGCGTTGACTTTAACGTGCCACTAAAAAACGGGGTAATAACTGATGACAATCGAATTGCGCAAGCTTTACCATCTATCCAATATGTTTTAGACCAAGGAGGCTTACTAATATTAACTAGTCACTTAGGTAGGCCAAAAGGTGAACGCAATGAAGAATATTCATTGAAGCCAGTAGCAGAACACCTTAAAACTTTAGTGAATACCACAGTTCATTTTGCCAACGATTGTATTGGGGAAGAAGCTGAGACTGCAATCAATAGTGCGAAAGCTGGAGAGATTGTACTTCTTGAAAATGTACGATTTCATGCGGGAGAAACTTCAAATGATGAAGACTTTGCCCAAGCATTATCTAAGCATGCTGATGTTTTTGTAAACGATGCTTTTGGTACTAGCCATAGGGCACATGCTTCAGTAGCAGGTGTTACAAAATTTGTAGAACAATCCGCATCAGGTTTCTTACTCGAAAAAGAGATTAAGTATTTAGACGAAAGTGTGAATACTCCGGAACGACCGTTTGTGGCTATTTTAGGTGGAGCAAAAGTTTCTGACAAAATTGGGGTAATTGAAAACCTTCTCTCAAAAGTGGATACTATCATCATTGGAGGTGGAATGACCTACACTTTTTATAAAGCAAAAGGACTACCTATTGGGAATTCACTTCTTGAGGAAGATAAAGTAGAACTTGCAAAAGAGATTCTCGAGAAAGCTGAAAAAGCAGGAGTGAATCTGATGTTACCGCTTGATTCGGTTGTTGCTCGTGAGTTTAGTAATGATGCTGAAAATGAAGTGGTTGATGAAGATGGAATTGAAGATGGATGGATGGCTCTAGATATCGGCCCACAGTCTGCCATTGCATTTGGGAACGTAATAAAGAGCGCAAAAACAGTGCTTTGGAATGGACCAATGGGTGTGTTTGAAATGAGTAATTTTGCAGATGGTACTTTTGCGGTAGCAGAAGCACTTGCAGAAGCTACTCAGTTTGGCGCAACTACAATAATTGGTGGGGGCGACTCGGCGGCTGCTATTAAGGCATCAGGTTTGAGTGAGAAAGTATCCCACGTTTCTACCGGTGGTGGAGCAAGTTTAGAATACCTAGAAGGAAAAGTATTGCCAGGTGTTAGTCACCTTAGTGATGTTTAA
- a CDS encoding Ig-like domain-containing protein, producing the protein MKKLLLLIFLIGVGINVHAQQLSITSTTPAHGDVAVDTDTITVTFNKKIKLDEFVTGTEGPFVIFPEDSVSISAIGVSEDSLSMHLTVNLAANTDYSLMILDAVAADGDKLDAPSLVRFTTNTTAGGYTVTGTVDTQTLNKQSQEGFAGIIVGLTTEGLTANVNDDVNNGSEPDGFESVNVAFVDPQTGNYSIPFVREGDYFAVGFDMHLMDQPLQGYPEIYLHDEDQDFQLDSVIVSATTVSNDTLSSIDLRKVVIEPLALSEAEARTTGLNFGSDIHLLVGVSEFPLATQQQMPPMKMAFKGMNTEDPEFLFADISSGENLFWDMFFYDTTNDVVYEVIVTPISVQISDTVTAAQLEIPVEPSTMDALSYTIDSDSAAAIAEMNGGAAFRDMMGAESFGYAEMLVGDVYWEYPLGPDTTAPQYWRVAYYSMSGSFYQYKQPTSPTYDHNYDFQSDSLVFYIDANTGNILYKAGNKVEDGDPFKVTSSTPVNDSVGVGMQSSVVFNFDAPIRFNEDKYEFEGAEILVFPYSPYFLSEFDISNAGRTVTFYVQHEANTDYVWIVSRAKSSAGGDLAEPYVLNYSTSSTRAATTVSGTVTEPQAKATELPKSMLVALFTENPFTEEEEHDQGPMKQRVDEMPEGPGFNIAVATLADPSTGSYTLNGVADGTYFPLSIDLLVDSFQETPSAIGIYDPDGDGALNSISVSGSNLTDIGLSMKDFVPVTASEAIQLSASTVQAVSANLDLYLMIGEEYLLDYKEDENHEHDHGPKKSIFKAQTETDMATAATGKAEFWDLVYYESSTSTAIRFNVNPFGVGSYDTLDVAMIEDDLDFPSDKSFSDLEALPSTMKDSDAIADSTEANGGAEFRVEGSPDFVALEYIAINAPWLVPEGISTTGPVWATIYQSEKYREDIQEHTYQDLVSVFDFVSGAFLGSVTENNDPILASEAKVYADEEAIAIQSDNQLYLIDAYATIYRNPELDNNDMYFKGAATESVSAGEQGKFYNFDFRYYSTTAGAETAINVSSDGRADYEEFPNPGSYFPTGVGYADLEPIPTAVIDSDSALTRAKEEGAQEFIDYLRWDFDLVRIDVHVALGNRFWELSEGADSSQVFWIVHLNKVTKNKETGHYEYEDANYLINAETSVLISEQLNVSNEREQADIPESTDLGQNYPNPFNPATTIPFSINKAGDVELTIYNMLGQKVATLLNGRISAGTHSVSWDASRFASGMYIYRLKANGVIKSKRLTLIK; encoded by the coding sequence ATGAAAAAACTGTTACTACTAATCTTTTTAATTGGGGTAGGGATAAATGTTCATGCCCAACAATTATCCATAACATCAACCACTCCCGCTCACGGTGATGTTGCTGTTGATACCGACACCATAACGGTAACCTTTAACAAGAAAATTAAACTGGATGAATTCGTTACAGGCACTGAGGGGCCTTTCGTAATTTTTCCTGAAGATTCAGTTTCAATTTCTGCAATTGGGGTTTCAGAAGATTCCCTAAGTATGCATTTAACGGTGAACCTTGCTGCTAATACTGATTATTCATTAATGATATTGGATGCCGTAGCAGCTGATGGTGACAAGTTAGATGCCCCTTCATTGGTTCGCTTTACCACTAATACTACCGCAGGTGGATATACGGTAACAGGTACAGTGGATACACAAACCCTTAACAAGCAATCTCAAGAGGGTTTTGCAGGTATCATTGTAGGTTTAACTACAGAAGGGCTTACAGCTAATGTTAACGACGATGTAAATAATGGATCTGAGCCAGATGGGTTCGAATCAGTTAATGTTGCCTTTGTTGATCCGCAGACAGGGAATTATTCCATTCCATTTGTTCGTGAAGGGGATTATTTCGCAGTTGGTTTCGACATGCATTTAATGGACCAACCATTACAAGGTTACCCTGAAATTTATTTGCATGATGAAGATCAAGACTTTCAATTAGATTCAGTGATAGTGTCTGCTACTACTGTATCAAATGATACATTGAGTAGCATTGATTTAAGAAAAGTAGTGATTGAACCTCTTGCATTAAGCGAAGCTGAAGCAAGAACTACTGGATTAAATTTTGGTAGCGACATACATTTATTAGTTGGTGTATCAGAGTTTCCTCTTGCTACACAGCAACAAATGCCTCCTATGAAGATGGCCTTTAAAGGCATGAATACAGAGGATCCTGAATTCCTATTTGCAGACATAAGTTCTGGTGAAAATTTATTTTGGGATATGTTCTTCTACGACACCACCAACGATGTTGTGTATGAAGTAATAGTTACTCCTATAAGTGTTCAAATTTCCGACACCGTTACTGCAGCACAATTAGAAATCCCCGTTGAGCCTTCAACGATGGACGCACTTTCTTACACCATAGATAGTGATAGTGCTGCTGCAATTGCAGAGATGAATGGTGGAGCTGCGTTCCGTGATATGATGGGGGCAGAAAGTTTCGGATATGCTGAAATGTTAGTTGGAGATGTTTATTGGGAATACCCATTAGGTCCAGATACCACAGCCCCACAATATTGGAGAGTGGCTTATTATTCAATGTCGGGTAGCTTCTACCAATACAAACAACCAACTAGTCCAACCTATGATCATAATTATGATTTCCAGAGTGATTCATTGGTATTCTACATAGATGCTAATACAGGAAACATACTATATAAAGCGGGTAACAAAGTAGAAGATGGAGACCCATTCAAAGTAACTTCAAGCACTCCTGTAAATGATTCTGTTGGAGTAGGTATGCAATCCTCTGTAGTATTTAACTTTGATGCTCCAATTCGTTTCAATGAAGACAAATATGAATTTGAGGGAGCAGAGATATTAGTATTCCCATATAGTCCATATTTCTTAAGCGAATTTGATATCTCGAACGCTGGTAGAACGGTTACATTCTATGTACAGCATGAAGCTAATACCGATTATGTATGGATAGTAAGCCGTGCTAAGAGTTCTGCAGGTGGTGATTTAGCCGAGCCTTATGTATTAAATTATTCTACCTCTTCTACTAGAGCTGCGACTACCGTTTCTGGTACAGTAACTGAACCTCAAGCAAAAGCAACTGAACTACCAAAGAGTATGCTTGTCGCACTCTTTACAGAAAACCCTTTCACAGAAGAAGAGGAACATGATCAAGGCCCAATGAAGCAACGTGTAGATGAGATGCCAGAAGGTCCTGGTTTCAATATCGCAGTTGCAACTTTAGCCGATCCATCAACAGGAAGTTACACACTTAATGGTGTAGCCGATGGCACTTACTTCCCACTTTCTATCGACCTTTTGGTTGATAGTTTCCAAGAAACTCCATCAGCAATTGGTATCTATGATCCAGATGGAGATGGTGCGTTGAATTCGATTTCAGTTTCAGGATCAAACCTTACTGATATCGGTTTAAGTATGAAAGATTTTGTGCCTGTTACTGCATCTGAAGCAATTCAACTATCTGCAAGCACCGTTCAAGCGGTAAGTGCAAATCTTGATCTTTATTTAATGATAGGTGAAGAGTACTTACTTGATTACAAAGAAGATGAAAATCATGAGCATGATCATGGTCCAAAGAAAAGCATCTTTAAAGCTCAAACTGAAACCGATATGGCTACTGCTGCAACGGGTAAAGCTGAGTTTTGGGACTTAGTATACTATGAGTCTTCAACATCTACAGCTATTCGTTTCAACGTAAACCCATTTGGTGTGGGCTCTTATGATACTTTAGATGTGGCTATGATTGAGGATGATCTTGATTTCCCATCTGATAAATCATTTAGTGATTTAGAAGCTCTACCAAGCACCATGAAAGATTCTGATGCAATTGCAGATTCAACTGAGGCAAATGGCGGTGCTGAATTTAGAGTAGAAGGCTCTCCTGACTTTGTTGCTTTAGAGTATATAGCGATTAATGCTCCGTGGCTTGTACCTGAGGGTATATCAACTACAGGACCAGTTTGGGCTACTATCTATCAGAGTGAAAAATACCGCGAAGATATACAAGAACATACCTATCAAGATCTGGTAAGTGTATTCGACTTTGTTTCGGGAGCATTTTTAGGTTCTGTTACTGAAAACAATGACCCAATTCTAGCATCAGAAGCAAAAGTTTATGCTGATGAAGAAGCAATAGCTATTCAATCTGACAATCAACTTTATTTGATTGATGCATACGCGACTATTTATCGTAATCCTGAACTCGATAATAACGATATGTATTTCAAAGGAGCTGCAACTGAGTCTGTTTCAGCTGGTGAACAGGGTAAATTCTATAACTTTGACTTCCGATACTATTCAACTACGGCTGGAGCTGAAACCGCTATTAATGTGAGTAGTGATGGTCGCGCAGATTATGAGGAGTTCCCAAATCCTGGAAGTTACTTCCCTACAGGTGTTGGTTATGCAGACTTAGAGCCTATTCCAACTGCAGTGATCGACAGTGACAGTGCTTTAACTAGAGCTAAGGAAGAAGGTGCTCAAGAATTTATTGATTACCTTCGTTGGGACTTCGACTTAGTACGTATAGATGTGCATGTTGCATTAGGCAATAGATTCTGGGAGTTATCAGAGGGCGCTGATAGTTCTCAAGTATTCTGGATTGTACACCTTAACAAAGTTACTAAGAACAAGGAAACAGGACATTATGAGTACGAAGATGCTAACTATCTCATTAACGCTGAAACAAGTGTCTTAATTAGTGAGCAACTGAACGTATCAAATGAACGAGAGCAAGCGGATATTCCTGAAAGCACTGACTTAGGTCAAAACTATCCGAATCCGTTTAACCCTGCTACTACCATTCCATTCTCCATCAATAAAGCGGGAGATGTAGAATTGACCATATATAACATGCTTGGTCAAAAAGTGGCAACACTATTAAATGGTCGAATTTCGGCTGGTACACATAGTGTAAGTTGGGACGCTTCCAGATTTGCAAGTGGTATGTACATATATCGCTTGAAAGCGAATGGAGTCATCAAATCTAAACGACTCACACTCATTAAGTAA
- a CDS encoding cysteine desulfurase family protein, producing MNTVYFDNAATTPLDEHVLEAMLPFMRSDFGNANSAHHLGQRAKVALEDAREYVASVLGAEPSEIIFTSGGTESDNAVIKGVLKVAGGKKEVVSSELEHHAVLHPVEMSKMDGFIPKFAKPIDCGTITAEAVAEQLSDQTALVSIMHVNNEIGCINHISEIAALCKERGIPFHTDSVQSIGKIPVNVDELGVDFLSGSGHKIYGPKGIGIMYVRNGSRWLPWMTGGSQERRRRGGTLNVPGVVGFAKALELSVNSMEENTKKFKELRSLLLSKLDSYDFDYSINGNPENGVAHILNLSFSDKSGKCIDGEMLLLNLDIDGICVSNGSACTSGAVEPSHVLSGMGVQDDLAKSSIRVSFGKNNTEEEVIYFAEKLNSVLTRMFNNA from the coding sequence ATGAATACTGTCTATTTCGATAACGCAGCCACTACCCCATTAGATGAACATGTTCTTGAAGCAATGCTTCCATTTATGCGTTCTGATTTTGGTAACGCAAACTCCGCTCACCATTTAGGTCAACGAGCTAAAGTAGCCTTAGAAGATGCTCGGGAATATGTGGCTTCAGTATTAGGTGCTGAACCGTCGGAAATAATATTTACTTCGGGTGGAACAGAAAGCGACAACGCTGTTATCAAAGGAGTGCTGAAAGTTGCGGGCGGGAAAAAAGAAGTAGTGAGTTCGGAATTAGAACATCATGCTGTACTTCACCCTGTAGAGATGTCGAAGATGGATGGGTTTATTCCAAAATTCGCGAAGCCAATTGATTGTGGTACTATCACTGCCGAAGCTGTTGCCGAGCAATTAAGCGATCAAACAGCATTAGTGAGCATCATGCATGTGAATAATGAAATTGGTTGCATCAATCACATTAGTGAAATCGCAGCACTTTGCAAAGAAAGAGGTATTCCATTCCATACTGATTCTGTTCAGAGTATTGGGAAAATCCCTGTAAATGTTGATGAGCTTGGAGTAGACTTTTTAAGCGGAAGTGGCCATAAAATTTATGGACCAAAAGGCATTGGTATTATGTATGTGCGCAATGGCTCGCGTTGGTTGCCCTGGATGACAGGTGGCTCACAGGAACGTCGCCGTCGTGGTGGCACATTAAATGTACCGGGTGTGGTTGGATTTGCTAAAGCACTCGAGCTTTCTGTGAATAGCATGGAAGAGAACACAAAGAAATTTAAGGAACTCCGCTCTCTACTACTTTCGAAATTAGACTCTTATGACTTTGATTACTCTATCAATGGTAATCCAGAGAATGGCGTTGCTCATATTCTAAATCTTTCATTTTCCGACAAATCTGGAAAGTGTATTGATGGTGAAATGTTACTTCTTAACTTAGATATAGATGGTATCTGCGTTTCCAATGGTTCAGCCTGTACCTCGGGTGCTGTTGAACCTTCACATGTATTAAGTGGAATGGGCGTTCAAGACGATTTAGCCAAATCGAGCATTAGAGTAAGTTTTGGAAAAAATAATACGGAAGAAGAAGTAATCTATTTTGCTGAAAAGCTTAACAGCGTACTCACTCGAATGTTCAATAACGCATGA
- a CDS encoding TIGR00730 family Rossman fold protein, with protein MMKNVCVYCGSRTPKDPDLIQVANQLGEFLAQNKLGLVYGGGNVGVMGKIADTVIDRNGHVIGIIPTALKEREVLHLGISETYETPDMHTRKALMEQKSDAFVILPGGFGTLDEFFEILTWRQLGIHNKPIILLNVKGYFDGLVQFMETAIEQDFVRADNRSLFKITSTIEETESLLNELF; from the coding sequence ATGATGAAAAATGTTTGTGTGTATTGTGGTTCAAGAACTCCTAAAGATCCTGATTTAATTCAAGTTGCCAATCAACTTGGGGAGTTCTTAGCTCAAAATAAACTAGGATTGGTTTATGGCGGCGGTAATGTGGGGGTTATGGGCAAAATTGCCGATACCGTAATTGATCGAAATGGCCATGTAATTGGCATTATACCCACCGCCCTCAAAGAACGTGAAGTCCTTCATTTGGGTATATCTGAAACGTATGAGACACCCGATATGCACACTCGCAAAGCATTGATGGAACAAAAGTCAGATGCTTTTGTAATTCTTCCGGGTGGCTTTGGAACACTAGATGAGTTCTTTGAGATATTAACTTGGCGCCAACTTGGAATACATAACAAACCAATTATTCTCTTAAATGTTAAAGGCTATTTTGATGGTTTAGTACAGTTCATGGAAACAGCCATCGAACAGGATTTTGTGAGAGCCGATAACAGATCTCTTTTCAAAATCACGAGTACGATTGAAGAAACTGAATCATTATTAAACGAGTTATTCTAA
- a CDS encoding DUF1499 domain-containing protein has protein sequence MTLPPNPLPSCPNSPNCARRTVLLKNSPSTTLKVIHNHLTKMGAKELDMDVENLSIHAVFVIPLMGFKDDVKVKVESHGEGSAAHFRSASRDGYYDLGVNERRLKKLCKRMNKDLTILKY, from the coding sequence ATGACACTACCACCCAATCCCCTTCCATCCTGCCCCAATTCACCTAACTGTGCTCGTAGAACCGTTCTTTTGAAAAACTCACCTTCTACAACCCTAAAAGTTATACATAATCATCTAACTAAGATGGGTGCAAAGGAATTAGACATGGACGTTGAAAATCTATCCATTCATGCTGTATTTGTAATACCATTAATGGGATTCAAAGATGATGTGAAGGTTAAAGTAGAATCACATGGAGAAGGAAGTGCTGCACATTTTAGAAGTGCAAGTCGTGACGGTTATTACGACCTTGGAGTAAATGAGCGACGTTTGAAGAAATTATGCAAACGCATGAATAAAGACCTTACAATACTTAAATACTAA